In Capra hircus breed San Clemente chromosome 26, ASM170441v1, whole genome shotgun sequence, the following are encoded in one genomic region:
- the PPRC1 gene encoding peroxisome proliferator-activated receptor gamma coactivator-related protein 1 isoform X2, translating into MAARRGRRDGIAPPASGGPGPDPGGGVRSTGWGSRSQAPYGTVGAVSGGEQALLHEEGDDSGFVSLSRLGPCLRDKDLEMEELILQDGALLGTMHSYMDASLISLIEDFGSLGESRLSLEDQNEVSLLTALTEILDNADSENLSPFDSIPDSELLVSPREGSSLHRLLSLSRTPPERDLITATDPLGPSTGSSRVEMALADPPWDFSPPSFLETSSPKLPSWRPPRSRTRWGQSPPPQQRSDGEEEEELAGFSSEMLAGELNNSVSSIPDFPMHLACPEEEEKTAAAAEMAVQAAGDESISSLSELVRAMHPYCLPNLTHLTALEDELQEQPDDLTLPEDCVVLEIVGQAATAGNDLEIPVVVRQIPAGPQPVLLDDTLEVSPALQLLMPPLEVETEVAVPKETLCPKDEGLSLDSKEKLESASMLEPREVMEPVAPKGPQNPPANTMLSSQRARKGRRKKSKEQPAACAEGYTRRLRSASRGQSTAVPEVTSQGGSLPQEDLQREIGPPHGRGKPRAWARAWAAALEKPSSVNLESSTEQASPAKEDPVDLCPSLVDPIQANPVSTHLSLVNSAQADPMPLDSVEADSTVVDPGPIATDTEPVDPVLTNLASANSELVDPLPADAVLADSAAADPAVVVPISDDLSPVDPVLVKSVQVDSVPNDLSPVDPVLVKSRPTDPRRGAVSSAQRNPGGQLLLESESSEPPKDNSPEVREVVGPLKGETGTSTTTQEVRPRPLSLSEYRRRRQQRQPGAEERTLQPPAGKWPSLPETPTGLADIPCLVIPPAPAKKTAPQRSPEAPPEACFGSVGPSPASPSPEPPVSKPMASAPTEQVPSQEKLLPARLPPPAVQPMPPTMPTALPFPAGGLGMTPVLPLPTNGQAVPNLPPPPLQPPNVPISLGPVPPDPYTHYAPVPPWPCYPPVSPSGYPCLPPPPTVPLVSGTPGAYAVPPTCNVPWVPPPAPVPPYNSNCTYGPLGWGPGLQHPPFWPAVPPPPLPLTSVGRVVPPPKVEPGGIPAGSPESVPAVPMAPPLSLGAAGQGAPQTEPIQVEVKPVPASPHLKHKASSPVHSPRIKAPPCASAENVAIEEPASERLKPEPQETRPKEKPPSPVAKAVPTPAPRQGATTKLPAVHPARLRKLSFLPTPRTQGPEAVVQAFISEIGIEASDLSSLLEQFEKSEAKKECPPPAPADSLAVGNSGVDTPQEKRPLDRLQAPELANVAGLTPPATPPHQLWKPLAAVSLLAKAKSPKSTAQEGTLKPEGVTEAKHPAAARLHEGVRGPSPVHVGSGDHDYCVRSRTPPKKTPALVIPEVGSRWNVKRHQDITIKPVLSLGSVTSVPPGTAASQKPLDHRTSKEQADPQTPCLAPSALLSPEASPCRNDMNTRTLPDPSAKQQSVRCYRKACRSASPPSRGWQGRRGRSSRSVSSGSTRTSEASSSSSSSSSSSSRSRSRSRSLSPPHKRWRRSSCSSSGRSRRCSSSSSSSSSSSSSSSSSSSSRSRSRSPSPRRRSDRRRRYSSYRSHDHYQRQRVLQKERAIEERRVVFIGKIPGRMTRSELKQRFSVFGEIEECTIHFRVQGDNYGFVTYRYAEEAFAAIESGHKLRQADEQPFDLCFGGRRQFCKRSYSDLDSNREDFDPAPVKSKFDSLDFDTLLKQAQKNLRR; encoded by the exons ATGGCGGCGCGCCGGGGACGGAGAGACGGAATCGCGCCGCCTGCGAGTGGGGGCCCTGGCCCCGACCCTGGAGGTGGAGTGCGCAGCACCGGTTGGGGGAGTCGGAGCCAAGCACCATATGGCACCGTGGGCGCTGTGAGTGGCGGGGAGCAG GCGCTGCTGCACGAGGAGGGTGATGATTCTGGCTTTGTCAGTCTGTCTCGGCTGGGCCCCTGTTTGAGGGACAAGGACCTGGAGATGGAGGAGTTGATACTGCAGGATGGGGCGCTGCTGGGGACCATGCACAGCTATATGGATGCCTCCCTCATCTCCCTCATTGAAGATTTTGGTAGCCTTGGAGAG AGCAGATTATCTCTGGAGGACCAGAATGAAGTGTCACTGCTCACAGCTCTGACGGAGATCTTGGACAATGCAGATTCTGAGAACCTATCTCCATTTGATAGCATTCCTGACTCGGAGCTGCTCGTGTCACCTCGGGAGGGCTCCTCT CTGCACAGGTTGCTCAGCCTCTCTCGGACACCCCCAGAACGTGACCTCATCACTGCAACTGACCCACTGGGGCCCAGCACAGGCAGTAGTAGA GTTGAGATGGCGCTCGCAGATCCCCCTTGGGACTTCTCTCCACCTTCCTTCTTGGAGACCTCCTCCCCTAAGCTTCCTAGTTGGAGACCCCCAAGGTCAAGAACCCGCTGGGGCCagtcccctcctccccagcagcGTAGTgatggggaggaagaggaggagctgGCTGGCTTCAGCAGTGAGATGCTTGCTGGGGAGCTTAACAACTCTGTGAGCAGCATCCCAGACTTCCCCATGCACCTAGCCTGtcctgaggaggaagagaaaacagcagcagcagcagagatggcaGTACAGGCAGCTGGAGACGAGAGCATCTCCTCCTTGAGTGAGCTGGTGCGGGCCATGCACCCGTACTGCCTGCCCAACCTCACCCACCTGACAGCGCTCGAGGATGAGCTTCAGGAGCAGCCAGATGACTTGACACTGCCTGAGGattgtgtggtgctggagattgTGGGTCAGGCGGCCACAGCTGGCAATGACCTGGAGATCCCAGTTGTGGTGCGACAGATCCCTGCTGGCCCCCAGCCTGTGCTCCTGGATGACACACTAGAGGTCAGTCCGGCCTTGCAGCTGCTCATGCCACCACTAGAGGTGGAGACAGAGGTTGCTGTTCCCAAGGAAACCCTCTGCCCTAAGGATGAGGGCTTGTCACTGGACTCAAAGGAAAAGTTGGAGTCAGCCTCCATGTTGGAGCCCAGGGAGGTCATGGAGCCGGTGGCACCCAAGGGGCCTCAGAACCCACCAGCCAACACAATGCTAAGTTCCCAGAGGGCTCgaaagggcaggaggaagaagagcaAGGAGCAGCCAGCTGCCTGTGCAGAGGGCTACACCAGGAGGCTGAGGTCGGCCTCTCGTGGGCAGTCTACAGCTGTTCCAGAGGTGACCTCTCAAGGAGGCAGCCTGCCTCAGGAGGACCTTCAAAGAGAGATTGGGCCTCCCCATGGTAGAGGGAAGCCCCGAGCTTGGGCTCGGGCCTGGGCAGCTGCCTTGGAGAAGCCCAGCTCTGTGAACTTGGAGAGCAGTACTGAGCAAGCTAGTCCTGCTAAAGAAGATCCTGTAGACCTCTGCCCCAGCCTGGTTGACCCTATCCAAGCCAACCCTGTTTCAACGCATCTCTCACTGGTCAACTCTGCTCAAGCTGACCCCATGCCACTTGACTCTGTTGAAGCTGATTCCACTGTAGTTGACCCTGGTCCCATTGCGACTGACACTGAACCTGTTGACCCTGTGCTAACTAACCTTGCTTCAGCGAACTCAGAGCTGGTTGACCCTCTCCCAGCTGATGCAGTCCTGGCTGACTCAGCAGCAGCTGACCCTGCAGTGGTTGTTCCCATCTCAGACGACTTGTCTCCAGTTGACCCTGTCCTGGTCAAGTCAGTACAGGTTGACTCTGTTCCCAATGACCTGTCTCCAGTTGACCCTGTACTGGTTAAGTCTAGGCCAACTGATCCCAGACGTGGTGCAGTATCCTCAGCCCAGAGGAATCCAGGTGGCCAGCTCCTCCTGGAATCAGAGTCCTCAGAACCCCCAAAGGACAACAGTCCTGAAGTCAGGGAGGTTGTAGGTCCTCTGAAGGGAGAAACTGGTACCAGTACCACAACCCAGGAAGTCAGGCCTCGGCCTCTTAGCCTATCTGAGTACCGGCGACGAAGGCAGCAGCGCCAGCCAGGGGCCGAAGAGAGGACCCTTCAGCCTCCTGCTGGGAAGTGGCCCAGCCTCCCAGAAACTCCCACAGGGCTGGCAGACATCCCTTGTCTTGTCATCCCTCCAGCCCCAGCCAAGAAGACAGCTCCGCAGAGAAGTCCTGAGGCTCCTCCTGAGGCTTGCTTTGGGTCTGtgggccccagccctgcctctcctAGTCCTGAGCCACCTGTGAGCAAACCTATGGCCTCAGCTCCTACTGAGCAGGTGCCATCCCAAGAGAAGCTGCTGCCAGCAAGACTgccacctcctgctgtgcagcccatGCCCCCCACAATGCCCACTGCTCTGCCTTTTCCAGCTGGTGGGCTGGGCATGACTCCTGTGTTGCCCCTTCCCACAAATGGGCAAGCTGTGCCCAATCTGCCTCCACCACCCTTGCAGCCTCCTAATGTTCCGATATCTCTGGGGCCAGTGCCACCTGATCCCTATACTCACTATGCCCCTGTGCCACCCTGGCCTTGTtatcctcctgtgtctccttctggCTATCCTTGCCTGCCCCCCCCACCAACGGTGCCCCTAGTGTCTGGTACTCCAGGTGCCTATGCTGTGCCCCCCACTTGCAATGTGCCTTGGGtacctcctcctgccccagtcccaCCGTATAATTCCAACTGTACCTACGGGCCCTTGGGATGGGGCCCAGGGCTGCAACACCCTCCGTTCTGGCCTGCTGTTCCCCCACCTCCTTTGCCACTAACCTCAGTTGGAAGAGTTGTCCCCCCACCCAAGGTGGAGCCTGGTGGCATCCCAGCTGGCTCTCCTGAAAGTGTGCCAGCTGTGCCGATGGCTCCTCCCCTCAGTCTTGGGGCAGCTGGCCAGGGAGCTCCACAGACAGAGCCCATCCAGGTGGAGGTCAAGCCAGTGCCTGCATCTCCCCATCTGAAACACAAGGCGTCCTCCCCAGTGCACAGCCCTCGGATCAAGGCTCCACCGTGTGCGTCTGCTGAGAATGTGGCTATTGAGGAGCCTGCATCAGAGAGGCTAAAGCCTGAGCCACAGGAGACTAGGCCCAAGGAGAAACCACCCTCTCCTGTTGCCAAGGCTGTTCCCACACCGGCACCAAGGCAGGGTGCTACCACCAAACTGCCTGCTGTCCACCCAGCCCGTCTAAGGAAACTGTCCTTTCTACCTACCCCTCGTACCCAGGGTCCTGAGGCCGTGGTGCAGGCTTTCATCAGTGAGATTG GAATTGAGGCGTCGGACCTGTCCAGTCTGCTGGAGCAATTTGAGAAATCAGAAG ccaaaaaggaGTGCCCTCCCCCGGCTCCTGCTGACAGCCTGGCTGTAGGAAACTCAGG CGTTGACACTCCCCAGGAGAAGAGGCCCCTAGACCGGTTACAAGCCCCAGAACTGGCCAACGTGGCAG GGCTCACCCCTCCAGCTACCCCTCCCCATCAGTTATGGAAGCCCCTGGCTGCTGTCTCTCTGCTGGCCAAAGCCAAATCTCCTAAGTCCACCGCCCAGGAGGGAACCCTGAAGCCTGAAGGAGTTACAGAGGCCAAACATCCAGCTGCAGCCCGCCTCCACGAAGGGGTCCGTGGCCCTAGTCCAGTCCATGTGGGCTCTGGGGACCATGACTATTGTGTTCGGAGCaggacccccccaaaaaagacgCCTGCCCTAGTCATTCCAGAGGTGGGCTCCCGATGGAACGTCAAACGCCATCAGGATATCACCATCAAGCCTGTCTTGTCCCTGGGCTCAGTCACCTCTGTGCCTCCAGGCACAGCTGCCTCCCAGAAGCCACTTGATCACAGGACTAGCAAAGAGCAGGCAGATCCCCAAACTCCTTGCCTTGCCCCGTCTGCCTTGCTGTCCCCTGAGGCCTCACCCTGCCGGAATGACATGAACACTAGGACTCTCCCTGATCCCTCAGCCAAGCAGCAGTCAGTGCGCTGTTATCGAAAAGCCTGCAGGTCAGCCAGCCCCCCAAGCCGGGGCTGGCAAGGCCGCCGTGGCCGCAGCAGCCGTTCTGTCAGCTCTGGGTCCACCCGGACCAGCGAAGCATCTTCCTCCTCATCCTCATCGTCGTCTTCCTCATCCCGATCCCGGTCCCGGTCCCGGTCCCTCTCCCCCCCACACAAGAGGTGGCGAAG GTCCAGTTGCAGTTCTTCTGGACGTTCCCGAAGatgctcttcctcttcctcctcctcatcttcctcctcctcttcctcatcctCATCATCTAGTTCCCGAAGCCGATCCCGCTCTCCATCTCCTCGCCGGAGAAGTGACAGGAGGCGGCG GTACAGTTCTTATCGTTCACACGACCATTACCAAAGGCAGAGAGTTCTGCAGAAGGAGCGTGCAATA GAAGAGAGAAGAGTGGTCTTCATTGGGAAGATACCTGGCCGCATGACTCGGTCAGAGCTGAAACAGAGGTTCTCTGTTTTTGGGGAGATTGAGGAATGCACCATCCACTTCCGTGTCCAAGG TGACAACTATGGCTTCGTCACTTATCGGTATGCCGAGGAGGCATTTGCAGCCATTGAGAGCGGCCACAAGCTGAGGCAGGCGGATGAACAGCCCTTTGATCTCTGCTTTGGGGGCCGCAGGCAGTTCTGCAAGAGAAGCTATTCTGATCTTG ACTCCAACCGGGAAGACTTTGACCCTGCTCCTGTAAAGAGCAAATTTGATTCTCTTGACTTTGACACATTGTTGAAACAGGCCCAGAAGAACCTCAGGAGGTAA
- the PPRC1 gene encoding peroxisome proliferator-activated receptor gamma coactivator-related protein 1 isoform X1, with protein MAARRGRRDGIAPPASGGPGPDPGGGVRSTGWGSRSQAPYGTVGAVSGGEQALLHEEGDDSGFVSLSRLGPCLRDKDLEMEELILQDGALLGTMHSYMDASLISLIEDFGSLGESRLSLEDQNEVSLLTALTEILDNADSENLSPFDSIPDSELLVSPREGSSLHRLLSLSRTPPERDLITATDPLGPSTGSSRVEMALADPPWDFSPPSFLETSSPKLPSWRPPRSRTRWGQSPPPQQRSDGEEEEELAGFSSEMLAGELNNSVSSIPDFPMHLACPEEEEKTAAAAEMAVQAAGDESISSLSELVRAMHPYCLPNLTHLTALEDELQEQPDDLTLPEDCVVLEIVGQAATAGNDLEIPVVVRQIPAGPQPVLLDDTLEVSPALQLLMPPLEVETEVAVPKETLCPKDEGLSLDSKEKLESASMLEPREVMEPVAPKGPQNPPANTMLSSQRARKGRRKKSKEQPAACAEGYTRRLRSASRGQSTAVPEVTSQGGSLPQEDLQREIGPPHGRGKPRAWARAWAAALEKPSSVNLESSTEQASPAKEDPVDLCPSLVDPIQANPVSTHLSLVNSAQADPMPLDSVEADSTVVDPGPIATDTEPVDPVLTNLASANSELVDPLPADAVLADSAAADPAVVVPISDDLSPVDPVLVKSVQVDSVPNDLSPVDPVLVKSRPTDPRRGAVSSAQRNPGGQLLLESESSEPPKDNSPEVREVVGPLKGETGTSTTTQEVRPRPLSLSEYRRRRQQRQPGAEERTLQPPAGKWPSLPETPTGLADIPCLVIPPAPAKKTAPQRSPEAPPEACFGSVGPSPASPSPEPPVSKPMASAPTEQVPSQEKLLPARLPPPAVQPMPPTMPTALPFPAGGLGMTPVLPLPTNGQAVPNLPPPPLQPPNVPISLGPVPPDPYTHYAPVPPWPCYPPVSPSGYPCLPPPPTVPLVSGTPGAYAVPPTCNVPWVPPPAPVPPYNSNCTYGPLGWGPGLQHPPFWPAVPPPPLPLTSVGRVVPPPKVEPGGIPAGSPESVPAVPMAPPLSLGAAGQGAPQTEPIQVEVKPVPASPHLKHKASSPVHSPRIKAPPCASAENVAIEEPASERLKPEPQETRPKEKPPSPVAKAVPTPAPRQGATTKLPAVHPARLRKLSFLPTPRTQGPEAVVQAFISEIGIEASDLSSLLEQFEKSEAKKECPPPAPADSLAVGNSGSVDTPQEKRPLDRLQAPELANVAGLTPPATPPHQLWKPLAAVSLLAKAKSPKSTAQEGTLKPEGVTEAKHPAAARLHEGVRGPSPVHVGSGDHDYCVRSRTPPKKTPALVIPEVGSRWNVKRHQDITIKPVLSLGSVTSVPPGTAASQKPLDHRTSKEQADPQTPCLAPSALLSPEASPCRNDMNTRTLPDPSAKQQSVRCYRKACRSASPPSRGWQGRRGRSSRSVSSGSTRTSEASSSSSSSSSSSSRSRSRSRSLSPPHKRWRRSSCSSSGRSRRCSSSSSSSSSSSSSSSSSSSSRSRSRSPSPRRRSDRRRRYSSYRSHDHYQRQRVLQKERAIEERRVVFIGKIPGRMTRSELKQRFSVFGEIEECTIHFRVQGDNYGFVTYRYAEEAFAAIESGHKLRQADEQPFDLCFGGRRQFCKRSYSDLDSNREDFDPAPVKSKFDSLDFDTLLKQAQKNLRR; from the exons ATGGCGGCGCGCCGGGGACGGAGAGACGGAATCGCGCCGCCTGCGAGTGGGGGCCCTGGCCCCGACCCTGGAGGTGGAGTGCGCAGCACCGGTTGGGGGAGTCGGAGCCAAGCACCATATGGCACCGTGGGCGCTGTGAGTGGCGGGGAGCAG GCGCTGCTGCACGAGGAGGGTGATGATTCTGGCTTTGTCAGTCTGTCTCGGCTGGGCCCCTGTTTGAGGGACAAGGACCTGGAGATGGAGGAGTTGATACTGCAGGATGGGGCGCTGCTGGGGACCATGCACAGCTATATGGATGCCTCCCTCATCTCCCTCATTGAAGATTTTGGTAGCCTTGGAGAG AGCAGATTATCTCTGGAGGACCAGAATGAAGTGTCACTGCTCACAGCTCTGACGGAGATCTTGGACAATGCAGATTCTGAGAACCTATCTCCATTTGATAGCATTCCTGACTCGGAGCTGCTCGTGTCACCTCGGGAGGGCTCCTCT CTGCACAGGTTGCTCAGCCTCTCTCGGACACCCCCAGAACGTGACCTCATCACTGCAACTGACCCACTGGGGCCCAGCACAGGCAGTAGTAGA GTTGAGATGGCGCTCGCAGATCCCCCTTGGGACTTCTCTCCACCTTCCTTCTTGGAGACCTCCTCCCCTAAGCTTCCTAGTTGGAGACCCCCAAGGTCAAGAACCCGCTGGGGCCagtcccctcctccccagcagcGTAGTgatggggaggaagaggaggagctgGCTGGCTTCAGCAGTGAGATGCTTGCTGGGGAGCTTAACAACTCTGTGAGCAGCATCCCAGACTTCCCCATGCACCTAGCCTGtcctgaggaggaagagaaaacagcagcagcagcagagatggcaGTACAGGCAGCTGGAGACGAGAGCATCTCCTCCTTGAGTGAGCTGGTGCGGGCCATGCACCCGTACTGCCTGCCCAACCTCACCCACCTGACAGCGCTCGAGGATGAGCTTCAGGAGCAGCCAGATGACTTGACACTGCCTGAGGattgtgtggtgctggagattgTGGGTCAGGCGGCCACAGCTGGCAATGACCTGGAGATCCCAGTTGTGGTGCGACAGATCCCTGCTGGCCCCCAGCCTGTGCTCCTGGATGACACACTAGAGGTCAGTCCGGCCTTGCAGCTGCTCATGCCACCACTAGAGGTGGAGACAGAGGTTGCTGTTCCCAAGGAAACCCTCTGCCCTAAGGATGAGGGCTTGTCACTGGACTCAAAGGAAAAGTTGGAGTCAGCCTCCATGTTGGAGCCCAGGGAGGTCATGGAGCCGGTGGCACCCAAGGGGCCTCAGAACCCACCAGCCAACACAATGCTAAGTTCCCAGAGGGCTCgaaagggcaggaggaagaagagcaAGGAGCAGCCAGCTGCCTGTGCAGAGGGCTACACCAGGAGGCTGAGGTCGGCCTCTCGTGGGCAGTCTACAGCTGTTCCAGAGGTGACCTCTCAAGGAGGCAGCCTGCCTCAGGAGGACCTTCAAAGAGAGATTGGGCCTCCCCATGGTAGAGGGAAGCCCCGAGCTTGGGCTCGGGCCTGGGCAGCTGCCTTGGAGAAGCCCAGCTCTGTGAACTTGGAGAGCAGTACTGAGCAAGCTAGTCCTGCTAAAGAAGATCCTGTAGACCTCTGCCCCAGCCTGGTTGACCCTATCCAAGCCAACCCTGTTTCAACGCATCTCTCACTGGTCAACTCTGCTCAAGCTGACCCCATGCCACTTGACTCTGTTGAAGCTGATTCCACTGTAGTTGACCCTGGTCCCATTGCGACTGACACTGAACCTGTTGACCCTGTGCTAACTAACCTTGCTTCAGCGAACTCAGAGCTGGTTGACCCTCTCCCAGCTGATGCAGTCCTGGCTGACTCAGCAGCAGCTGACCCTGCAGTGGTTGTTCCCATCTCAGACGACTTGTCTCCAGTTGACCCTGTCCTGGTCAAGTCAGTACAGGTTGACTCTGTTCCCAATGACCTGTCTCCAGTTGACCCTGTACTGGTTAAGTCTAGGCCAACTGATCCCAGACGTGGTGCAGTATCCTCAGCCCAGAGGAATCCAGGTGGCCAGCTCCTCCTGGAATCAGAGTCCTCAGAACCCCCAAAGGACAACAGTCCTGAAGTCAGGGAGGTTGTAGGTCCTCTGAAGGGAGAAACTGGTACCAGTACCACAACCCAGGAAGTCAGGCCTCGGCCTCTTAGCCTATCTGAGTACCGGCGACGAAGGCAGCAGCGCCAGCCAGGGGCCGAAGAGAGGACCCTTCAGCCTCCTGCTGGGAAGTGGCCCAGCCTCCCAGAAACTCCCACAGGGCTGGCAGACATCCCTTGTCTTGTCATCCCTCCAGCCCCAGCCAAGAAGACAGCTCCGCAGAGAAGTCCTGAGGCTCCTCCTGAGGCTTGCTTTGGGTCTGtgggccccagccctgcctctcctAGTCCTGAGCCACCTGTGAGCAAACCTATGGCCTCAGCTCCTACTGAGCAGGTGCCATCCCAAGAGAAGCTGCTGCCAGCAAGACTgccacctcctgctgtgcagcccatGCCCCCCACAATGCCCACTGCTCTGCCTTTTCCAGCTGGTGGGCTGGGCATGACTCCTGTGTTGCCCCTTCCCACAAATGGGCAAGCTGTGCCCAATCTGCCTCCACCACCCTTGCAGCCTCCTAATGTTCCGATATCTCTGGGGCCAGTGCCACCTGATCCCTATACTCACTATGCCCCTGTGCCACCCTGGCCTTGTtatcctcctgtgtctccttctggCTATCCTTGCCTGCCCCCCCCACCAACGGTGCCCCTAGTGTCTGGTACTCCAGGTGCCTATGCTGTGCCCCCCACTTGCAATGTGCCTTGGGtacctcctcctgccccagtcccaCCGTATAATTCCAACTGTACCTACGGGCCCTTGGGATGGGGCCCAGGGCTGCAACACCCTCCGTTCTGGCCTGCTGTTCCCCCACCTCCTTTGCCACTAACCTCAGTTGGAAGAGTTGTCCCCCCACCCAAGGTGGAGCCTGGTGGCATCCCAGCTGGCTCTCCTGAAAGTGTGCCAGCTGTGCCGATGGCTCCTCCCCTCAGTCTTGGGGCAGCTGGCCAGGGAGCTCCACAGACAGAGCCCATCCAGGTGGAGGTCAAGCCAGTGCCTGCATCTCCCCATCTGAAACACAAGGCGTCCTCCCCAGTGCACAGCCCTCGGATCAAGGCTCCACCGTGTGCGTCTGCTGAGAATGTGGCTATTGAGGAGCCTGCATCAGAGAGGCTAAAGCCTGAGCCACAGGAGACTAGGCCCAAGGAGAAACCACCCTCTCCTGTTGCCAAGGCTGTTCCCACACCGGCACCAAGGCAGGGTGCTACCACCAAACTGCCTGCTGTCCACCCAGCCCGTCTAAGGAAACTGTCCTTTCTACCTACCCCTCGTACCCAGGGTCCTGAGGCCGTGGTGCAGGCTTTCATCAGTGAGATTG GAATTGAGGCGTCGGACCTGTCCAGTCTGCTGGAGCAATTTGAGAAATCAGAAG ccaaaaaggaGTGCCCTCCCCCGGCTCCTGCTGACAGCCTGGCTGTAGGAAACTCAGG CAGCGTTGACACTCCCCAGGAGAAGAGGCCCCTAGACCGGTTACAAGCCCCAGAACTGGCCAACGTGGCAG GGCTCACCCCTCCAGCTACCCCTCCCCATCAGTTATGGAAGCCCCTGGCTGCTGTCTCTCTGCTGGCCAAAGCCAAATCTCCTAAGTCCACCGCCCAGGAGGGAACCCTGAAGCCTGAAGGAGTTACAGAGGCCAAACATCCAGCTGCAGCCCGCCTCCACGAAGGGGTCCGTGGCCCTAGTCCAGTCCATGTGGGCTCTGGGGACCATGACTATTGTGTTCGGAGCaggacccccccaaaaaagacgCCTGCCCTAGTCATTCCAGAGGTGGGCTCCCGATGGAACGTCAAACGCCATCAGGATATCACCATCAAGCCTGTCTTGTCCCTGGGCTCAGTCACCTCTGTGCCTCCAGGCACAGCTGCCTCCCAGAAGCCACTTGATCACAGGACTAGCAAAGAGCAGGCAGATCCCCAAACTCCTTGCCTTGCCCCGTCTGCCTTGCTGTCCCCTGAGGCCTCACCCTGCCGGAATGACATGAACACTAGGACTCTCCCTGATCCCTCAGCCAAGCAGCAGTCAGTGCGCTGTTATCGAAAAGCCTGCAGGTCAGCCAGCCCCCCAAGCCGGGGCTGGCAAGGCCGCCGTGGCCGCAGCAGCCGTTCTGTCAGCTCTGGGTCCACCCGGACCAGCGAAGCATCTTCCTCCTCATCCTCATCGTCGTCTTCCTCATCCCGATCCCGGTCCCGGTCCCGGTCCCTCTCCCCCCCACACAAGAGGTGGCGAAG GTCCAGTTGCAGTTCTTCTGGACGTTCCCGAAGatgctcttcctcttcctcctcctcatcttcctcctcctcttcctcatcctCATCATCTAGTTCCCGAAGCCGATCCCGCTCTCCATCTCCTCGCCGGAGAAGTGACAGGAGGCGGCG GTACAGTTCTTATCGTTCACACGACCATTACCAAAGGCAGAGAGTTCTGCAGAAGGAGCGTGCAATA GAAGAGAGAAGAGTGGTCTTCATTGGGAAGATACCTGGCCGCATGACTCGGTCAGAGCTGAAACAGAGGTTCTCTGTTTTTGGGGAGATTGAGGAATGCACCATCCACTTCCGTGTCCAAGG TGACAACTATGGCTTCGTCACTTATCGGTATGCCGAGGAGGCATTTGCAGCCATTGAGAGCGGCCACAAGCTGAGGCAGGCGGATGAACAGCCCTTTGATCTCTGCTTTGGGGGCCGCAGGCAGTTCTGCAAGAGAAGCTATTCTGATCTTG ACTCCAACCGGGAAGACTTTGACCCTGCTCCTGTAAAGAGCAAATTTGATTCTCTTGACTTTGACACATTGTTGAAACAGGCCCAGAAGAACCTCAGGAGGTAA